A single window of Flavobacterium sp. 140616W15 DNA harbors:
- a CDS encoding FeoA family protein encodes MKHSIHSLKKGEKATIKEFDIDLVPLKLLEMGCLPGNMVELLQIAPFGGPLYLNINGSHVAIRIETARVIEVEIIK; translated from the coding sequence TTGAAACACTCTATCCACTCCCTTAAAAAAGGCGAAAAAGCCACTATCAAAGAATTTGATATTGATCTCGTTCCGTTGAAATTATTAGAAATGGGTTGCTTACCAGGTAACATGGTCGAATTACTTCAAATTGCTCCATTTGGAGGTCCTTTATATTTGAATATTAATGGTTCACATGTAGCTATTCGAATAGAAACAGCACGTGTAATTGAAGTAGAAATAATCAAATAG
- a CDS encoding SCO family protein, whose amino-acid sequence MKSLLYKYRKFFLVLFVFSAVTISLFYSALKPSKTLPIYNPTDVNPELVDSTMQYKSKYHTIADFSFVNQNGDTITQKDYDGKIYVADFFFTTCGSICPKMTANLADVQKAVLNNPKVKLLSHTVFPETDSVPVLKAYAIKNGVIDSKWNLVTGDKKEIYTMARKSYLAVKLGRPDQLYDMVHTENFILVDQKRRVRGFYDGTKKEDIQKLIEDINFLSAE is encoded by the coding sequence ATGAAATCTTTACTCTACAAATACAGGAAATTTTTCTTGGTATTATTCGTATTTTCTGCTGTTACAATTTCATTGTTCTATTCTGCATTAAAACCTAGTAAAACATTACCTATTTATAATCCAACCGATGTAAATCCGGAACTGGTTGATAGCACCATGCAATACAAAAGCAAATATCATACAATTGCTGATTTCTCTTTTGTAAATCAGAACGGGGATACAATTACTCAAAAAGATTATGATGGAAAAATATATGTAGCCGATTTCTTTTTTACAACTTGTGGTTCTATCTGTCCAAAAATGACAGCTAATTTGGCCGATGTTCAAAAAGCGGTTTTAAATAATCCAAAAGTAAAGTTACTTTCACATACTGTGTTTCCTGAAACGGATAGTGTTCCTGTTCTAAAAGCATATGCTATAAAAAATGGTGTCATTGACAGCAAATGGAATCTTGTTACTGGTGACAAAAAAGAAATTTACACCATGGCTAGAAAGTCATATTTGGCTGTAAAACTGGGAAGACCTGATCAATTATACGATATGGTGCATACTGAGAACTTTATTTTAGTAGATCAAAAAAGACGCGTTCGTGGTTTTTACGACGGAACCAAAAAGGAAGATATTCAAAAACTAATAGAAGATATTAACTTTTTATCTGCTGAATAA
- a CDS encoding M13 family metallopeptidase has product MKKQINKHLLFAIPAVLGFSMSQAQNVAPKASGIDVSLMDKSVKPSQDFFRYVNGTWLDKTEIPSDRNAWGSFNELRQKTDDDALAILKEASKSQKYKSSTEQGKAIALFNTILDTIGRNKQGIKPLKPYLTKIDAIKNVADLQNFLIEMEPLGGAGFFGIYVSADKKNSKINTVSLSVGRLGLSDKDYYISEDKDSKEKRAKYELHIARMLQFIGESPQKAKESAAQILVLETAMSAPRLDRVERRDGRLQYNPTAVADLKKMTPAIQWDKYLAGIGMAKADTIIVTQPRYMKALQTIFTENKVAAWKEYLKWCALNRVTSQLTTEIEDASFDFYGKTLTGAMKQRPSEERALQVINQVVGESLGKLYVEKMFPAEAKVKAEKMIQNIVLAYQNRITNLPWMSAATKTKAIEKLNKIAIKIGYPDKWKDYSALVIKDVKEGGSYFDNSLNLAKWSYNDNISKYKQPVDKTVWGMSPQTVNAYYNPSYNEIVFPAAILQPPFYNYQADEAVNYGGIGAVIGHEISHGFDDSGARYNADGNLVDWWTADDLKQFTALGTALANQYSALEPLPGIHVDGKFTLGENIGDLGGINAAYDGLQLYLKANGNPGLIDGFTPEQRFFISWATVWRTKSRDEAIKSQVKTDPHSPGMYRAYVPLQNVDAFYEAFSIKPGDGMYIEPSKRVKIW; this is encoded by the coding sequence ATGAAAAAACAAATTAATAAGCATTTATTGTTTGCTATTCCTGCAGTGTTAGGATTTTCAATGTCTCAAGCGCAAAATGTGGCGCCCAAAGCATCAGGTATTGATGTTTCTTTAATGGACAAAAGTGTTAAGCCAAGTCAAGATTTCTTTCGTTATGTAAACGGAACTTGGTTAGATAAAACAGAAATTCCAAGTGATAGAAATGCATGGGGAAGCTTTAATGAACTACGTCAGAAGACAGATGACGATGCTTTGGCTATTTTAAAGGAAGCTTCAAAAAGTCAAAAGTACAAATCAAGTACAGAGCAAGGAAAAGCAATTGCGCTTTTTAATACAATCTTAGATACTATTGGAAGAAATAAGCAGGGAATTAAACCACTAAAACCTTATTTGACTAAAATAGACGCTATCAAAAATGTAGCAGATTTACAGAATTTCTTAATAGAAATGGAACCTTTAGGAGGGGCAGGTTTTTTTGGAATTTATGTTAGTGCAGACAAAAAGAACAGTAAAATAAATACTGTTAGTTTAAGTGTTGGCAGATTAGGTTTGTCTGACAAAGATTATTATATATCTGAAGATAAGGACTCTAAAGAGAAGCGTGCTAAGTATGAGCTTCATATTGCAAGAATGTTGCAGTTTATAGGTGAGTCTCCACAAAAGGCTAAAGAGAGTGCTGCACAAATTTTAGTTTTAGAGACTGCTATGTCGGCTCCAAGATTAGACCGTGTTGAGCGTAGAGATGGAAGATTACAATATAATCCAACTGCAGTTGCGGATCTTAAAAAGATGACCCCAGCTATCCAATGGGATAAATATCTTGCAGGTATTGGAATGGCAAAAGCAGATACGATTATTGTAACACAACCTCGTTACATGAAAGCGTTACAAACAATTTTTACCGAAAACAAAGTTGCTGCTTGGAAAGAATACTTAAAATGGTGTGCTTTAAATAGAGTAACTTCCCAGTTAACTACAGAAATAGAAGATGCTAGTTTTGATTTCTACGGAAAAACATTAACAGGAGCAATGAAACAACGCCCAAGTGAAGAAAGAGCACTTCAGGTGATAAACCAAGTTGTCGGAGAATCTTTAGGGAAATTGTATGTTGAAAAAATGTTTCCTGCTGAAGCAAAAGTAAAAGCGGAGAAAATGATTCAGAATATAGTTTTGGCATACCAAAATCGTATTACTAATTTGCCTTGGATGTCAGCAGCAACTAAAACAAAAGCAATTGAAAAACTTAATAAAATTGCAATAAAGATTGGTTACCCTGACAAATGGAAAGATTATAGTGCCTTAGTTATTAAAGATGTAAAAGAGGGAGGAAGTTATTTTGACAATAGCCTTAACCTAGCTAAATGGAGCTATAATGATAACATTTCTAAATACAAACAGCCAGTTGATAAAACGGTATGGGGAATGTCACCACAAACAGTAAATGCATATTACAACCCATCCTATAACGAGATCGTATTCCCAGCGGCTATTTTGCAACCTCCTTTCTACAATTATCAAGCTGATGAAGCAGTAAATTACGGTGGAATCGGTGCTGTAATTGGACATGAAATTTCTCATGGTTTTGATGATTCAGGAGCACGTTACAACGCAGATGGAAACCTAGTTGATTGGTGGACTGCAGATGATTTAAAGCAATTTACTGCTTTAGGAACAGCACTAGCAAATCAATATAGCGCATTAGAGCCTTTACCAGGAATTCATGTAGATGGAAAGTTTACATTAGGAGAAAACATTGGTGATTTAGGTGGTATAAATGCTGCATACGACGGATTACAATTGTATTTAAAAGCGAATGGAAATCCAGGATTAATAGATGGATTTACTCCTGAGCAACGTTTCTTTATATCATGGGCAACAGTTTGGAGAACCAAAAGCCGTGATGAAGCAATAAAAAGTCAGGTTAAAACAGATCCACACTCTCCAGGAATGTACCGTGCTTATGTACCGTTACAAAATGTAGATGCTTTTTATGAAGCATTCTCTATAAAACCAGGAGATGGCATGTACATCGAACCATCAAAGCGAGTTAAAATTTGGTAA
- a CDS encoding DMT family transporter: MRAKIQQAFSNKVESIGLPILALCWVSFFWGTTWLASKEGVKHMPALQLATIRQFIGGILYVGYFILKKEPWPKGKQWQTILVLSILNFVCSNGLSTWGVKYISSGLGAIIGAIFPIWIVVICFFKGERIAKLAVAGILICFAGVCIIFIDHLADFINPEFQFGIFLSVASTITWAFGILHTMKKASSFNPYFSLGLQMLISSFILFGVTEVTGTNMALDKIPASSWWSIAYLVIIGSVLTFIAFIYTLQHLPKEVSSIYAYINPIVAILLGFILFNETLTLAIVIGVLVTLIGLYLVNSSIRKIKK, encoded by the coding sequence GTGAGAGCTAAAATCCAGCAGGCCTTTTCTAATAAAGTTGAATCAATTGGTTTACCGATTCTCGCTTTGTGTTGGGTGAGTTTTTTTTGGGGAACAACATGGCTAGCATCAAAAGAAGGTGTTAAGCATATGCCAGCTTTACAACTGGCAACTATCAGACAATTTATTGGTGGAATTTTATATGTTGGTTACTTTATACTCAAAAAAGAACCTTGGCCTAAAGGGAAACAATGGCAAACAATTTTAGTTTTGAGTATCTTAAATTTTGTTTGTAGTAACGGGTTAAGTACTTGGGGTGTAAAATATATCAGTAGTGGTTTGGGTGCAATTATTGGCGCAATTTTCCCAATATGGATTGTTGTTATTTGCTTTTTTAAAGGAGAACGAATTGCTAAACTAGCTGTGGCTGGAATTTTAATATGTTTCGCCGGGGTTTGCATTATTTTTATCGACCATCTTGCCGATTTTATTAATCCTGAATTTCAATTCGGAATCTTTTTATCAGTAGCTTCAACTATAACTTGGGCATTTGGAATTTTGCATACCATGAAAAAAGCATCCAGCTTTAATCCTTATTTTAGTTTAGGATTACAAATGCTTATTTCGAGTTTTATTCTTTTTGGTGTAACCGAAGTAACTGGAACGAATATGGCTTTGGATAAAATCCCAGCTTCGTCTTGGTGGTCAATTGCTTATTTGGTTATTATTGGATCTGTTTTAACTTTTATTGCTTTTATATATACGCTACAACATTTACCAAAAGAAGTTAGTAGCATTTATGCTTATATCAATCCAATTGTTGCAATATTATTGGGCTTCATTCTTTTTAACGAAACACTTACCCTTGCCATTGTAATTGGTGTTTTAGTAACTTTAATTGGTTTGTATCTCGTAAATTCTTCCATTCGGAAGATAAAGAAATAG
- a CDS encoding M13 family metallopeptidase, giving the protein MKKHNSKNLLFAIPAMLGFAMCQAQSQTPSVSGIDISLMDKNVKPSEDFFRYVNGTWLAKTEIPSDRTTWGSFNELLKKTDANSLAILKEASKNPKYKSNTDQGKAISLFNTILDTVGRNKQGIAPLKPYLKKIDAIKNVADLEKFLTEIEPIGGIGFFGVYVSADDKNSTKNSVSLGLGGLGLPDKDYYTAEDKDSKEKREKYVLHVARMLQYVGETPAVAKQNAEKILALEIEMSKPRLDRVERRDSRLQYNPTSIADLQKMTPTINWKNYLSGIGMAKVDTVIVLQPRYMKALETIFKENNVGAWKEYMKWYLLRATASQLSTEIEVANFDFYGKTLTGAIKQRPREERALQVVNQTIGEALGKLYVEKLFPAEAKVKAQKMIQNVILAYQNRINNLTWMSAETKVKAIEKLNKITIKIGYPDKWIDYSALQVKSLPEGGSYFDNMRSYSKWSFEKGLSDLNKPVDKTEWGMSPQTVNAYYNPSYNEIVFPAAILQPPFYNYEADEAVNYGGIGAVIGHEISHGFDDSGARYNAEGNLVDWWTENDLKEFTKLGDALANQYSALEPLPGIHVDGKFTLGENIGDLGGVNAAYDGLQLYLKANGNPGLIDGYTPEQRFFISWATVWRTKSRDEALKNQVKTDPHSPGMYRAYVPIQNMDTFYEAFSIKKGDKMYLEPEKRVKIW; this is encoded by the coding sequence ATGAAAAAACACAATAGTAAGAATTTGCTATTTGCAATTCCTGCAATGTTAGGATTTGCAATGTGTCAGGCACAAAGTCAGACACCTTCAGTATCAGGTATTGACATCTCTTTAATGGATAAGAATGTTAAGCCAAGTGAAGATTTTTTCCGTTATGTAAATGGAACTTGGTTGGCCAAAACGGAGATTCCTAGCGATAGGACAACTTGGGGAAGTTTTAATGAGTTGCTGAAGAAGACAGATGCAAATTCATTGGCTATTTTAAAAGAAGCATCGAAAAATCCAAAATATAAATCAAATACAGATCAAGGAAAAGCGATCAGTCTTTTTAACACAATACTAGATACGGTTGGAAGAAACAAACAAGGAATTGCGCCTTTAAAACCATATCTTAAAAAAATCGATGCAATAAAAAATGTTGCTGATTTAGAGAAGTTCTTAACTGAAATAGAACCTATTGGCGGAATTGGTTTTTTTGGAGTTTATGTAAGTGCTGATGATAAAAACAGTACTAAAAATTCAGTTAGTCTTGGTTTAGGTGGATTAGGCTTACCAGACAAAGACTACTACACAGCTGAGGATAAAGACTCAAAAGAAAAACGTGAAAAATATGTACTTCATGTAGCTAGAATGTTGCAATATGTGGGAGAAACTCCTGCGGTTGCTAAACAAAATGCTGAAAAAATATTAGCATTAGAAATCGAAATGTCTAAACCAAGATTAGATAGAGTAGAACGCAGAGATAGCAGATTACAATACAATCCGACTTCAATTGCTGATTTGCAAAAAATGACACCAACCATTAACTGGAAAAATTACCTTTCAGGAATCGGAATGGCTAAAGTAGATACAGTTATCGTATTACAACCAAGATACATGAAAGCTTTAGAAACTATTTTTAAAGAAAATAATGTTGGTGCTTGGAAGGAATATATGAAATGGTACTTGTTGAGAGCAACAGCATCACAATTATCTACAGAAATTGAAGTAGCAAATTTTGATTTTTACGGAAAAACTTTAACAGGAGCAATTAAGCAACGTCCACGTGAAGAAAGAGCGCTTCAGGTAGTAAACCAAACTATCGGAGAAGCATTAGGAAAATTATATGTAGAGAAATTATTTCCAGCTGAAGCGAAAGTAAAAGCTCAGAAAATGATCCAAAATGTAATTTTAGCATACCAAAACAGAATAAACAATCTAACTTGGATGTCTGCTGAAACTAAAGTTAAAGCAATCGAGAAGTTAAATAAGATTACAATTAAAATTGGTTATCCAGACAAATGGATAGATTATTCGGCTTTACAAGTTAAAAGTCTGCCAGAAGGAGGAAGCTATTTTGATAACATGAGAAGTTATTCTAAATGGAGTTTTGAAAAAGGACTTTCAGATTTGAATAAACCAGTAGATAAAACAGAATGGGGAATGTCACCACAAACTGTAAATGCATATTACAATCCATCGTATAACGAAATTGTATTTCCAGCGGCAATATTGCAACCCCCATTTTATAATTATGAAGCAGATGAAGCTGTAAATTATGGTGGAATCGGAGCAGTAATCGGACATGAGATTTCTCATGGATTTGATGATTCAGGGGCGCGTTACAATGCAGAAGGAAATCTTGTTGATTGGTGGACTGAAAATGATTTGAAAGAATTTACAAAATTAGGAGACGCACTTGCGAATCAATATAGCGCATTAGAGCCACTTCCAGGAATTCATGTAGATGGTAAGTTTACATTGGGAGAAAACATAGGTGATTTAGGTGGAGTAAATGCTGCTTACGACGGATTACAATTGTATTTAAAAGCGAATGGAAATCCAGGATTAATTGATGGATATACTCCAGAGCAACGTTTCTTTATATCATGGGCAACAGTTTGGAGAACCAAAAGCCGTGATGAAGCTTTGAAAAATCAAGTAAAAACAGATCCACACTCTCCAGGAATGTATCGTGCATATGTGCCAATCCAAAACATGGACACGTTTTACGAAGCTTTTTCTATTAAAAAAGGAGATAAAATGTATCTAGAACCAGAGAAAAGAGTAAAAATCTGGTAA
- a CDS encoding HD domain-containing protein, translated as MNNSDLINKTIIFVKDKLNDAEGGHDWFHIERVYKNALLIAKNTPCDSTVVKLGALLHDIADSKFHNGDETIGPKTARLFLESEHVSEDIIAHVVKIIENISYKGGNFEKKFTSTELDIVQDADRLDAIGAIGVARAFHYGGYKDRTIYDPSIAPITNMTKEEYKKNNAPTINHFYEKLLLLKDKMNTETGKQIAAERHRFMETFLSQFYAEWEGVK; from the coding sequence ATGAATAATTCTGACTTAATAAACAAAACAATCATTTTTGTAAAAGATAAGCTAAATGATGCCGAAGGAGGGCATGATTGGTTTCATATTGAACGAGTATATAAAAATGCACTTTTAATTGCTAAAAACACTCCTTGTGATAGCACAGTGGTAAAATTAGGGGCTTTGTTGCATGATATTGCCGATAGTAAGTTTCATAACGGAGATGAGACTATCGGACCCAAAACAGCACGTTTGTTTCTGGAATCAGAACATGTCTCAGAAGATATTATAGCACATGTCGTAAAGATCATCGAAAACATATCGTATAAAGGAGGTAATTTTGAGAAAAAATTTACTTCTACAGAATTAGATATTGTGCAAGATGCAGATCGCTTGGATGCTATTGGTGCTATTGGAGTAGCAAGAGCATTTCATTATGGAGGATATAAAGATAGAACTATTTATGATCCTAGTATTGCCCCGATTACCAATATGACAAAAGAAGAATATAAAAAGAATAATGCACCGACAATTAATCACTTCTATGAGAAATTGTTGTTGCTGAAAGATAAAATGAATACAGAAACCGGAAAACAAATCGCAGCCGAAAGACATCGATTTATGGAAACATTCCTTTCACAATTTTACGCAGAGTGGGAAGGGGTGAAGTAG
- a CDS encoding acyl-ACP desaturase: MSIKNIRLEVMQFLEKNVDSFVEQYLIPVEKIWQPSDFLPNSEKDTFFEEVKELREIAKDLPYDFWVTLVGDTITEEALPTYESWLMDVEGINQVENGGNGWSKWIRQWTGEENRHGDLLNKYLYLSGRVNMREIEMTTQHLINDGFDIGTGTDPYKNFVYTSFQELATYVSHNRVAQMAKKYGDNKLSKMCKMIAGDEMRHHHAYSEFVNRIFQVDPSEMMLAFQYMMKAKIVMPAHFLRESGQKISSAFEQFSDSAQRIGVYTASDYVDIMQKLIDKWEIDKIGGLTDEAEKARDYLMKLPGRMAKISERLVIPQESHIFKWVEPARL, translated from the coding sequence ATGTCTATAAAGAACATTCGATTAGAAGTAATGCAGTTTTTAGAGAAAAACGTAGACAGCTTCGTTGAACAGTATTTAATACCTGTTGAAAAGATTTGGCAACCGTCAGATTTTTTACCTAATTCTGAAAAAGATACTTTTTTTGAAGAAGTAAAAGAACTACGCGAAATAGCTAAGGATTTACCATACGATTTTTGGGTAACTTTAGTTGGTGATACTATTACTGAAGAGGCTTTGCCTACTTATGAATCTTGGTTAATGGATGTAGAAGGCATCAATCAAGTTGAAAATGGTGGAAACGGTTGGTCTAAATGGATCAGACAATGGACGGGTGAAGAAAACCGCCATGGTGATTTACTAAACAAATATTTGTATTTGTCTGGTCGTGTAAACATGCGCGAAATAGAAATGACTACCCAGCATTTAATCAACGATGGTTTTGATATCGGAACAGGAACAGATCCATACAAGAACTTTGTTTATACTAGTTTCCAGGAGCTTGCAACTTATGTTTCGCATAACAGAGTGGCACAAATGGCTAAGAAATATGGTGATAACAAATTGTCTAAAATGTGTAAAATGATTGCTGGTGACGAAATGCGTCATCATCATGCATATAGCGAATTTGTTAACCGTATTTTTCAAGTAGATCCAAGCGAAATGATGCTTGCTTTTCAATATATGATGAAAGCAAAAATCGTTATGCCTGCACACTTCTTGAGAGAATCTGGACAAAAAATAAGTTCTGCTTTTGAGCAATTCTCTGACTCAGCACAACGTATAGGTGTTTACACAGCTAGTGATTATGTTGATATCATGCAAAAGTTAATTGATAAATGGGAAATTGATAAAATCGGTGGACTTACAGATGAAGCTGAAAAAGCCCGTGATTATTTAATGAAGTTACCAGGAAGAATGGCTAAGATTTCTGAAAGATTAGTTATTCCTCAAGAATCACATATCTTTAAATGGGTTGAACCAGCAAGACTTTAA
- a CDS encoding 1-acyl-sn-glycerol-3-phosphate acyltransferase: protein MQKLISYPISVVYYLCFGFCLAIFHPIQWVCLNVFGYQAHKKSVDYLNFFLVKCTNLIGTTYKFENRELIPEGVPIIFVSNHQSMYDIVAMIWYLRRFHCKFVSKKELGSGIPSVSYNLRHGGSVLIDRKDPKQAIPAIKGLSEYIEKYNRSAVIFPEGTRSKTGKPKEFAQSGLKILCKYAPSAYVVPVSINNSWKMVKFGFFPVGLGNHLTFTIHKPLAVKDYDFATIMEKSEKAVVEGVKI from the coding sequence ATGCAAAAACTAATTTCGTACCCTATATCCGTTGTTTATTATTTGTGTTTTGGATTTTGTCTAGCAATTTTCCATCCAATTCAATGGGTTTGTCTTAATGTTTTTGGCTACCAGGCGCATAAAAAAAGTGTTGATTACCTTAATTTCTTTTTGGTAAAATGCACCAATCTCATTGGGACAACCTATAAATTTGAGAATAGAGAACTGATTCCTGAGGGGGTTCCTATTATTTTTGTTTCAAATCACCAAAGCATGTACGATATTGTAGCAATGATTTGGTATTTACGCCGTTTTCATTGTAAATTTGTAAGTAAGAAGGAGTTAGGTTCAGGGATACCAAGTGTGTCTTATAATTTACGTCATGGGGGTTCTGTCCTAATTGACAGAAAAGATCCTAAACAAGCCATTCCAGCAATTAAAGGATTGTCTGAATATATAGAAAAATACAATCGTTCTGCTGTAATTTTTCCTGAAGGTACTCGAAGTAAAACTGGTAAACCGAAGGAATTTGCACAAAGCGGTTTGAAAATATTATGCAAATATGCACCATCAGCATATGTTGTACCAGTTAGTATTAATAACTCATGGAAAATGGTAAAATTTGGCTTTTTTCCCGTGGGTTTAGGAAATCATCTTACCTTTACCATTCATAAACCGTTAGCAGTGAAAGATTATGATTTTGCAACGATAATGGAAAAGTCGGAAAAGGCTGTAGTAGAAGGAGTTAAAATTTAA
- a CDS encoding ribonuclease P protein component produces the protein MSFTYPKKERLKSKTTIGLLFSEGKSVSKYPLRLVYYSGDIKQDEKIKMGVSTSKKYFKKAVDRNYFKRVLRETYRLNKHILLDNLDKPYSFMLFYQTKDRLSYDEINTKTIQLFEKFLLQVNPKPETEAKTDLQNDTIQ, from the coding sequence ATGAGCTTTACTTACCCAAAAAAAGAACGCCTAAAAAGCAAAACAACAATTGGACTACTCTTTTCTGAAGGGAAATCAGTTTCTAAATATCCGTTGCGCTTAGTTTATTACTCAGGTGATATAAAGCAAGATGAGAAAATAAAAATGGGTGTTTCGACATCTAAAAAATATTTCAAGAAAGCGGTTGACCGCAATTACTTCAAACGTGTTTTACGTGAAACTTACCGATTAAACAAACATATTTTACTTGACAATTTAGACAAGCCCTATTCGTTTATGCTTTTTTATCAAACAAAAGACAGGCTGTCTTATGACGAAATCAACACCAAAACGATTCAATTGTTTGAAAAATTTTTACTTCAAGTAAACCCAAAACCTGAAACTGAAGCTAAAACAGATTTACAAAACGATACTATTCAATAG
- a CDS encoding S41 family peptidase translates to MVTFFKKKIIIPIVAAAFLFIGTSFKDDFFEIAKQIEIFTTLFKAVNTNYVDETNPGDLMDKAVKSMLGSLDPYTVYFNEQDVINFKINNTGEYTGIGAMITRKADRLIIKEQYKDYPADKAGLKAGDEIIQIGDVLIADFKDDASQLLKGAKNTKIAIKYIRQGKTNTTNIILDEIDIKSVPFYGMIDSKTGYIVLAHFSRKASAETQSALEQLKRDGATQIVLDLRGNPGGLLNEAVNICNLFVPKNEVIVTTKSRIEKHNNTYKTTKEPIDTQIPLAILVNGRSASASEIVSGALQDLDRAVVLGSRSFGKGLVQRSVDLTYGTQLKVTISRYYTPSGRCIQALDYAHKDKNGVATKTDAKNFNAFKTRKGRTVYDGGGVMPDIELDDAKLSAITNALLKNNGIFDYATSYYYKNPNLGTQIPTLTDADYSNFKQFLKTNKITFDTETETALKNTLAAAKKEKIDETITSEYQQLLNALEKSETTLLDKNQKEIKNLILEELIKRYQYQEGLYQYYIKNNSEIKKAVGVLNNQTEYKSILKM, encoded by the coding sequence ATGGTCACGTTTTTCAAAAAAAAAATTATAATTCCTATTGTTGCAGCTGCGTTTTTATTCATTGGAACCAGTTTCAAAGATGACTTCTTTGAAATTGCCAAACAAATAGAAATCTTCACAACCTTATTTAAAGCTGTTAACACCAATTATGTAGACGAAACCAACCCTGGTGATTTAATGGACAAAGCCGTTAAAAGCATGTTGGGGAGTTTAGATCCTTACACGGTTTACTTTAACGAACAGGATGTTATCAATTTTAAAATCAATAATACTGGGGAATATACTGGAATTGGTGCTATGATTACTCGCAAAGCCGATCGATTAATTATAAAAGAACAGTATAAAGATTATCCTGCCGATAAAGCGGGACTTAAAGCTGGTGACGAAATCATTCAGATTGGTGATGTGTTAATTGCTGATTTCAAAGATGATGCTTCGCAATTGCTAAAAGGGGCTAAAAACACCAAAATTGCCATTAAATATATACGCCAAGGAAAAACCAATACTACTAATATTATTCTAGATGAAATAGATATCAAATCGGTTCCTTTCTATGGAATGATTGACTCAAAAACAGGATATATTGTTTTGGCTCATTTTAGCCGTAAAGCTTCTGCCGAAACACAAAGTGCATTAGAACAACTTAAACGTGATGGTGCTACTCAGATTGTTTTGGATTTGAGAGGAAATCCAGGCGGGCTTCTTAACGAAGCTGTAAACATATGCAACCTTTTTGTTCCGAAAAACGAAGTTATTGTAACTACAAAATCAAGAATCGAAAAACATAACAATACCTACAAAACAACCAAAGAGCCTATAGACACACAAATTCCATTGGCAATTTTGGTTAACGGAAGAAGTGCCTCAGCATCAGAAATTGTTTCGGGAGCATTACAAGATTTAGATCGTGCTGTTGTTCTTGGAAGTCGCAGTTTTGGAAAGGGTTTGGTACAACGTTCTGTTGATCTTACTTACGGAACTCAGCTAAAAGTAACTATTTCGCGTTACTATACTCCTTCTGGGCGCTGCATTCAGGCCCTAGACTATGCTCATAAAGACAAAAATGGTGTAGCTACAAAAACGGATGCTAAAAACTTTAATGCTTTTAAAACCAGAAAAGGCAGAACTGTTTATGATGGTGGTGGAGTTATGCCTGATATTGAATTAGACGACGCTAAATTGAGTGCAATCACCAATGCTTTATTAAAAAACAACGGTATTTTCGACTATGCAACAAGTTACTATTATAAAAATCCAAATCTTGGAACTCAGATCCCTACTCTAACCGATGCTGATTATAGTAACTTTAAACAGTTTTTAAAAACGAATAAAATCACTTTTGATACTGAAACTGAAACAGCATTAAAGAATACTTTGGCTGCTGCCAAAAAAGAAAAAATAGACGAAACGATTACTTCAGAATATCAGCAATTATTGAATGCCCTTGAAAAAAGTGAGACTACTTTACTTGACAAGAATCAAAAAGAAATCAAGAATTTGATTTTAGAAGAACTAATAAAAAGATACCAATACCAAGAAGGTTTGTATCAATACTATATTAAAAACAACTCTGAGATTAAAAAGGCCGTTGGGGTTTTGAACAATCAAACGGAATATAAGTCAATCTTAAAAATGTAA
- a CDS encoding helix-turn-helix domain-containing protein, with the protein MAFELGTNQPSYARLEKEDDRISITRLIKIANILNTSVSMLINENFGTLEINEKPKDCISNIVQENKEDIQTLKSQIFF; encoded by the coding sequence ATAGCATTTGAATTAGGTACTAATCAACCTTCTTATGCTAGATTAGAAAAAGAAGATGATAGAATCAGTATTACAAGACTAATAAAAATCGCAAATATTCTCAATACCTCAGTTTCAATGTTAATAAATGAAAATTTCGGCACTTTAGAAATTAACGAAAAACCTAAAGATTGTATTAGTAATATAGTCCAAGAAAACAAAGAAGACATTCAAACTTTGAAAAGCCAAATTTTTTTTTGA